The following are encoded together in the Salmonella enterica subsp. enterica serovar Choleraesuis genome:
- a CDS encoding oxidative stress defense protein, which yields MKFKTLALVTMLGLATGGTAAAAELPEGPHVVTSGTASVDAVPDMATLAIEVNVMAKDAASAKKQTDDRVAQYMSFLQKSGVAKKDISAANLRTQPEYDYLKDGKTQLKGYRAIRSVNVNVRQLDKLNDLLDGALKAGLNDIRAVSLGVANPEQYKDKARQAAIEDATRQAQLLAKGFHSTLGQVYSIRYHVSNYQPAPMVRMMKASAADVSAQDTYEQQTIQFDDQVDVVFNLKAAQ from the coding sequence GTGAAGTTTAAAACATTAGCGCTGGTGACCATGCTGGGTCTGGCAACAGGCGGTACTGCGGCTGCAGCTGAGCTGCCAGAAGGACCGCACGTAGTAACATCGGGTACCGCCAGCGTGGATGCGGTGCCGGATATGGCGACTCTGGCCATTGAAGTTAATGTGATGGCTAAGGATGCTGCCAGTGCCAAGAAACAGACTGACGATCGTGTAGCGCAGTATATGTCTTTCCTGCAAAAGAGCGGCGTAGCGAAAAAAGATATCAGCGCTGCTAACCTGCGCACTCAGCCGGAATACGATTATCTTAAAGATGGTAAAACCCAGCTTAAAGGTTATCGTGCAATTCGTTCGGTTAATGTGAATGTGCGTCAGCTCGATAAACTGAACGACCTGCTGGATGGTGCCTTGAAAGCGGGCCTGAATGATATTCGTGCGGTATCGCTGGGCGTGGCTAATCCGGAACAGTATAAAGACAAGGCTCGTCAGGCCGCTATCGAAGATGCGACTCGTCAGGCGCAACTGCTGGCAAAAGGCTTCCACTCAACGCTGGGGCAGGTTTACAGCATTCGCTATCATGTTTCCAACTATCAGCCAGCGCCGATGGTACGGATGATGAAAGCCAGCGCGGCAGACGTATCGGCTCAGGACACTTACGAGCAGCAGACTATTCAGTTTGACGACCAGGTAGATGTAGTATTTAACCTGAAAGCCGCACAGTAA
- the argO gene encoding arginine exporter protein ArgO — protein sequence MISYFIQGLILGSAMILPLGPQNAFVLNQGIKRQYHIMIASLCSLSDLLLICAGIFGGSALLMQSPWLLALVTWGGVLFLLWYGWGALRAAFSRDLEVESAASMKQGRLRIIATMLAVTWLNPHVYLDTFVVLGSLGGQLADEPKRWFALGTVSASILWFFSLALLAAWLAPRLRTIKAQRIINGVVGVVMWVIGLRLAYEGVGHLSQLFG from the coding sequence GTGATATCCTATTTTATTCAAGGTCTTATCCTTGGTTCGGCAATGATTTTACCTCTCGGTCCGCAAAATGCTTTCGTCCTTAATCAGGGAATAAAGCGTCAATATCACATCATGATCGCTTCACTCTGCTCTCTAAGCGATTTGCTGCTTATCTGCGCCGGAATTTTTGGCGGTAGCGCGCTGTTAATGCAGTCACCATGGCTGCTGGCGCTGGTAACCTGGGGTGGCGTACTGTTTTTGCTATGGTACGGATGGGGCGCGCTGCGGGCGGCGTTTAGCCGTGACCTGGAAGTAGAAAGCGCCGCATCTATGAAGCAGGGAAGGCTGCGGATTATTGCCACTATGCTGGCGGTGACCTGGCTGAATCCTCACGTTTATCTGGATACTTTTGTGGTGCTGGGCAGCCTGGGTGGGCAGCTGGCAGATGAGCCAAAACGCTGGTTTGCATTGGGTACCGTAAGCGCGTCGATTCTGTGGTTCTTCAGTCTGGCACTGCTGGCGGCATGGCTGGCCCCGCGCCTGCGCACCATTAAAGCCCAAAGAATTATCAACGGTGTAGTTGGGGTAGTGATGTGGGTTATCGGCTTACGTCTTGCTTATGAGGGAGTAGGGCACCTTAGCCAGTTATTTGGATAA